From Epinephelus lanceolatus isolate andai-2023 chromosome 5, ASM4190304v1, whole genome shotgun sequence, the proteins below share one genomic window:
- the LOC144463621 gene encoding histone H3-like, with product MARTKQTARKSTGGKAPRKQLATKAARKSAPATGGVKKPHRYRPGTVALREIRRYQKSTELLIRKLPFQRLVREIAQDFKTDLRFQSSAVMALQESSEAYLVGLFEDTNLCAIHAKRVTIMPKDIQLARRIRGERA from the coding sequence ATGGCAAGAACTAAGCAGACCGCTCGTAAATCCACCGGAGGCAAAGCCCCGAGGAAGCAGCTGGCCACCAAGGCTGCCCGTAAGAGCGCCCCGGCCACCGGCGGCGTGAAGAAGCCTCACCGTTACAGGCCCGGTACCGTGGCTCTCAGAGAGATCCGTCGCTACCAGAAATCCACGGAGCTGCTGATCCGCAAGCTGCCCTTCCAGCGTCTGGTCAGGGAAATTGCTCAGGACTTCAAGACCGACCTGCGCTTCCAGAGCTCCGCTGTCATGGCTCTGCAGGAGTCCAGTGAGGCTTACCTGGTGGGCCTGTTTGAGGACACCAACCTGTGCGCCATCCACGCCAAGAGAGTCACCATCATGCCCAAAGACATCCAGCTGGCCCGTCGCATCCGCGGAGAGAGAGCTTaa
- the LOC117262896 gene encoding histone H2B 1/2-like translates to MPETTVKAPKKGSKKAVSKSVSKTGKKKRKTRRESYAIYVYKVLKQVHPDTGISSKAMGIMNSFVSDIFERIAGEASRLAHYNKRSTITSREIQTAVRLLLPGELAKHAVSEGTKAVTKYTSSK, encoded by the coding sequence ATGcctgaaaccactgtaaaagcGCCCAAGAAGGGCTCAAAGAAAGCCGTGTCAAAGAGCGTTAGTAAGACCGgcaaaaagaagagaaaaaccaGAAGGGAGAGCTACGCCATCTACGTGTACAAGGTGCTGAAGCAGGTCCATCCCGACACCGGCATTTCGTCCAAAGCTATGGGCATCATGAACTCGTTTGTGAGCGATATCTTTGAGCGCATCGCCGGTGAGGCCTCTCGTCTGGCTCACTACAACAAGCGCTCCaccatcacttccagggagATCCAGACCGCCGTCCGCCTGCTGCTGCCCGGTGAGCTGGCCAAGCACGCTGTGTCTGAGGGCACCAAGGCCGTCACCAAGTACACCAGCTCCAAATAA
- the LOC144463532 gene encoding histone H2A-like: MSGRGKTGGKARAKAKTRSSRAGLQFPVGRVHRLLRKGNYAERVGAGAPVYLAAVLEYLTAEILELAGNAARDNKKTRIIPRHLQLAVRNDEELNKLLGGVTIAQGGVLPNIQAVLLPKKTEKAAKSK; encoded by the coding sequence atgagtggccGCGGAAAAACCGGTGGAAAAGCCAGAGCCAAGGCGAAGACCCGCTCCTCCCGTGCTGGGCTCCAGTTCCCAGTCGGCCGTGTTCACAGGCTGCTGCGCAAAGGAAACTATGCGGAGCGTGTCGGTGCCGGCGCCCCCGTCTACCTGGCGGCTGTGCTGGAGTACCTGACCGCTGAGATCCTGGAGTTGGCTGGAAACGCTGCCCGCGACAACAAGAAGACCCGTATCATCCCTCGTCACCTGCAGCTGGCTGTCCGCAACGACGAGGAGCTCAACAAgctgctgggcggagtgacCATCGCTCAGGGCGGCGTGCTGCCCAACATCCAGGCTGTTCTGCTGCCCAAGAAGACCGAGAAGGCCGCCAAGTCCAAGTAA